In Ipomoea triloba cultivar NCNSP0323 chromosome 15, ASM357664v1, one genomic interval encodes:
- the LOC116006692 gene encoding insulin-degrading enzyme-like 1, peroxisomal isoform X1, translating to MALGSMGEPVEIVKPRSDKREYRRIVLDNSLEVLLISDPETDKCAASMNVSVGSFSDPKDLEGLAHFLEHMLFFASEKYPLENSYSNFISEHGGSTNAFTSSEHTNFYFDVNNDGFEEALDRFAQFFIKPLMSADATTREIKAVDSENQNNLISDGRRIYQLEKHLSSKDHPYHKFGTGSWDTLEVWPKERGIDTREELLKFYKENYSANLMHLVVYAKDSLDKTQSLVQDVFQKIENTNKSYPYVPGQPCTTEHLQILVKAVPIKQGHKLSIIWPVTPGLLYYKEGPLSYLSHLIGHEGEGSLYYSLKKLGWATSLWASESGRSHLFSFFEVYIDLTDGGHDHVQEIVGLLFKYISLLQEKGACQWIFEELSAMSETDFHYRDKIPPIDYVVRVASNMQDYPPKDWLVGSSLLSKFNPKIIETVLNELTPYNVRIFWQSPNFEGHTNCTEPWYGTAYSTEKVTGSTIEQWMKNAPLEDLHLPVPNLFIPDNLSLKTIPEKMSTPILLRKSPHSRLWYKPDTSFSTPKGYIILDFRCPNCRISPESTVLTGLFVRLVMDHLNEYAYYAEIAGLGYSISSHFNGFQVHVYGYSQKMTILLEKVIDKLLNFEVKPDRFSVIKELRTRKYKNIKCQQPYEQAMYYCSLALQEQRWSWNDELEVLPSLDADSLARFHPLLLSRSFLECYVAGNIESNEAESMMQHIEDLFYKGPKPISRALFASENLTTRIIELGQGMQYLYAAEGLNPSDENSAFFQYIQVGLDDFELNVRLQLFELIAKQPAFDQLRSVEQLGYITSLSRMYDSGVRGLQFVIQSSVKDPKYVESRVRAFLDMFKSKLSEMSDEEFKKKVNALIDVKLEKFKNIWEEADFFWWEIYGGTYKFDRVPKEVAVLKQLTKTDLIKFFDEYVSISSPKRKALSVRVYGSSHSSEYKSEKEEPAEPDFVKIEDIFSFRRSRPVYPSFKGNFENKNF from the exons ATGGCGTTGGGGAGCATGGGAGAGCCGGTTGAGATAGTGAAACCTCGTTCTGACAAGAGGGAGTACAGAAGAATTGTGCTCGACAACTCTCTTGAAGTTCTCCTCATTAGCGATCCTGAAACTGATAAG TGTGCTGCTTCAATGAATGTGTCTGTGGGGAGTTTTAGTGACCCCAAGGATCTTGAAGGCCTTGCTCATTTTCTTG AACATATGCTCTTTTTTGCAAGCGAGAAGTATCCCTTGGAGAATAGTTACTCGAACTTCATTTCAGAG CATGGAGGTTCAACAAATGCTTTTACATCTTCTGAGCACACCAACTTTTACTTTGATGTTAACAATGATGGTTTTGAAGAGGCTTTAGATAG ATTTGCACAGTTTTTCATCAAACCATTGATGTCGGCAGATGCTACCACAAGGGAAATAAAAGCTGTTGATTCAG AAAATCAAAACAACTTAATATCTGATGGTCGCAGAATCTATCAG CTTGAGAAACATCTGAGTTCAAAAGATCATCCATACCACAAGTTTGGGACAG GGAGCTGGGATACTTTGGAAGTGTGGCCAAAGGAAAGAGGGATAGATACAAGAGAGGAGCTTCTTAAATTCTACAAAGAAAATTATTCAGCCAACTTGATGCATCTGGTTGTTTATGCAAAAG ATAGCCTTGATAAAACCCAAAGCCTGGTACAGGATGTATTCCAGAAAATCGAAAATACTAATAAAAGTTACCCTTACGTTCCTGGTCAGCCTTGCACAACAGAGCACCTACAG ATTCTTGTGAAAGCAGTCCCAATAAAACAAGGTCACAAGTTAAGTATTATCTGGCCAGTTACTCCCGGGCTCCTTTACTACAAGGAAGGACCTTTGAGTTATTTAAGTCACTTGATTGGCCATGAAGGAGAAGGTTCCTTGTATTACAGTTTGAAGAAGTTAG GTTGGGCAACAAGCTTATGGGCTTCCGAATCAGGAAGAAGTCACCTATTCTCTTTCTTTGAAGTATATATTGATTTGACTGATGGTGGTCATG ACCATGTTCAGGAAATTGTGGGACTGCTTTTCAAATATATTAGCCTTCTTCAAGAAAAGGGTGCCTGCCAGTGGATATTTGAGGAG CTCTCGGCTATGAGTGAAACTGATTTCCATTATCGAGACAAGATTCCACCCATTGATTATGTGGTTCGTGTTGCATCAAACATGCAG gaTTACCCTCCAAAAGATTGGTTGGTAGGATCATCTTTACTATCGAAGTTCAACCCAAAAATTATTGAAACAGTACTCAATGAACTCACTCCGTATAATGTTAG GATATTTTGGCAATCACCAAATTTTGAGGGACATACGAACTGCACTGAGCCTTGGTATGGTACTGCATATTCTACAGAGAAAGTAACTGGTTCCACTATCGAG CAATGGATGAAAAATGCTCCTCTTGAAGATTTGCATCTTCCTGTTCCCAATTTGTTCATTCCCGATAATCTTTCTCTTAAGACTATCCCAGAAAAG ATGAGCACTCCAATTCTATTGAGAAAATCTCCCCATTCAAGATTATGGTACAAGCCGGATACCTCATTTTCTACACCAAAAGGATATATTATATTAGACTTCAGATGTCCCAACTGTAGAATTTCTCCAGAGTCAACTGTTCTTACTGGCCTTTTTGTACGCCTGGTGATGGATCACCTAAATGAATATG CCTACTATGCGGAAATTGCTGGTCTTGGTTACTCGATAAGTAGCCACTTTAACGGTTTCCAG GTGCATGTTTATGGGTACAGTCAAAAGATGACAATCTTGCTTGAGAAAGTTATTGATAAACTTCTGAACTTTGAAGTTAAACCAGACAGATTCTCTGTTATAAAG GAATTGAGAACCAGAAAATACAAAAACATCAAGTGCCAACAGCCATATGAGCAAGCAATGTACTACTGCTCGTTGGCACTACAGGAGCAAAGATGGTCCTGGAATGATGAACTTGAAGTCCTTCCTTCTCTTGATGCTGATAGTCTTGCTAGATTTCACCCTTTGCTGCTATCAAGATCTTTTTTGGAATGCTATGTAGCAG GAAACATCGAATCAAATGAAGCAGAGTCTATGATGCAACACATTGAAGATTTATTTTACAAGGGTCCCAAACCTATCTCCCGGGCTTTATTTGCATCTGAGAATTTGACAACTAGAATCATTGAGCTCGGACAGGGCATGCAATATTTGTATGCTGCAGAGGGACTAAATCCAAGTGATGAAAATTCTGCCTTCTTCCAATATATTCAG GTCGGTCTTGATGATTTTGAGCTGAATGTGAGACTCCAACTTTTTGAATTGATAGCAAAGCAACCAGCCTTCGACCAACTGAGATCTGTTGAACAGCTTGGTTACATTACTTCACTTTCTCGGAT GTATGATTCTGGTGTTCGTGGTTTGCAATTTGTTATTCAATCATCAGTCAAG GACCCTAAATATGTGGAGTCCCGAGTTCGGGCGTTTCTCGACATGTTCAAAAGCAAGCTGTCTGAGATGTCTGATGAGGAATTTAAG AAAAAAGTCAATGCTCTTATTGATGTGAAGCTTGAGAAGTTTAAGAATATATGGGAGGAAGCGGATTTTTTCTGGTGGGAAATTTACGGTGGTACTTACAAATTTGATAGAGTACCAAAGGAG GTTGCAGTGCTAAAGCAACTGACGAAAACAGACTTGATCAAGTTCTTTGACGAGTATGTTAGTATCAGTTCCCCTAAGAGGAAGGCATTAAGCGTGCGAGTCTATGGAAGCTCGCACTCCTCTGAGTATAAATCAGAGAAAGAGGAGCCAGCTGAACCTGATTTTGTGAAGATCGAGGATATTTTCAGTTTCAGGAGATCTCGCCCTGTCTATCCTTCATTCAAAGGGAACTTTGAGAACAAGAACTTCTAA
- the LOC116006692 gene encoding insulin-degrading enzyme-like 1, peroxisomal isoform X2 — protein sequence MCLWGVLVTPRILKALLIFLHGGSTNAFTSSEHTNFYFDVNNDGFEEALDRFAQFFIKPLMSADATTREIKAVDSENQNNLISDGRRIYQLEKHLSSKDHPYHKFGTGSWDTLEVWPKERGIDTREELLKFYKENYSANLMHLVVYAKDSLDKTQSLVQDVFQKIENTNKSYPYVPGQPCTTEHLQILVKAVPIKQGHKLSIIWPVTPGLLYYKEGPLSYLSHLIGHEGEGSLYYSLKKLGWATSLWASESGRSHLFSFFEVYIDLTDGGHDHVQEIVGLLFKYISLLQEKGACQWIFEELSAMSETDFHYRDKIPPIDYVVRVASNMQDYPPKDWLVGSSLLSKFNPKIIETVLNELTPYNVRIFWQSPNFEGHTNCTEPWYGTAYSTEKVTGSTIEQWMKNAPLEDLHLPVPNLFIPDNLSLKTIPEKMSTPILLRKSPHSRLWYKPDTSFSTPKGYIILDFRCPNCRISPESTVLTGLFVRLVMDHLNEYAYYAEIAGLGYSISSHFNGFQVHVYGYSQKMTILLEKVIDKLLNFEVKPDRFSVIKELRTRKYKNIKCQQPYEQAMYYCSLALQEQRWSWNDELEVLPSLDADSLARFHPLLLSRSFLECYVAGNIESNEAESMMQHIEDLFYKGPKPISRALFASENLTTRIIELGQGMQYLYAAEGLNPSDENSAFFQYIQVGLDDFELNVRLQLFELIAKQPAFDQLRSVEQLGYITSLSRMYDSGVRGLQFVIQSSVKDPKYVESRVRAFLDMFKSKLSEMSDEEFKKKVNALIDVKLEKFKNIWEEADFFWWEIYGGTYKFDRVPKEVAVLKQLTKTDLIKFFDEYVSISSPKRKALSVRVYGSSHSSEYKSEKEEPAEPDFVKIEDIFSFRRSRPVYPSFKGNFENKNF from the exons ATGTGTCTGTGGGGAGTTTTAGTGACCCCAAGGATCTTGAAGGCCTTGCTCATTTTCTTG CATGGAGGTTCAACAAATGCTTTTACATCTTCTGAGCACACCAACTTTTACTTTGATGTTAACAATGATGGTTTTGAAGAGGCTTTAGATAG ATTTGCACAGTTTTTCATCAAACCATTGATGTCGGCAGATGCTACCACAAGGGAAATAAAAGCTGTTGATTCAG AAAATCAAAACAACTTAATATCTGATGGTCGCAGAATCTATCAG CTTGAGAAACATCTGAGTTCAAAAGATCATCCATACCACAAGTTTGGGACAG GGAGCTGGGATACTTTGGAAGTGTGGCCAAAGGAAAGAGGGATAGATACAAGAGAGGAGCTTCTTAAATTCTACAAAGAAAATTATTCAGCCAACTTGATGCATCTGGTTGTTTATGCAAAAG ATAGCCTTGATAAAACCCAAAGCCTGGTACAGGATGTATTCCAGAAAATCGAAAATACTAATAAAAGTTACCCTTACGTTCCTGGTCAGCCTTGCACAACAGAGCACCTACAG ATTCTTGTGAAAGCAGTCCCAATAAAACAAGGTCACAAGTTAAGTATTATCTGGCCAGTTACTCCCGGGCTCCTTTACTACAAGGAAGGACCTTTGAGTTATTTAAGTCACTTGATTGGCCATGAAGGAGAAGGTTCCTTGTATTACAGTTTGAAGAAGTTAG GTTGGGCAACAAGCTTATGGGCTTCCGAATCAGGAAGAAGTCACCTATTCTCTTTCTTTGAAGTATATATTGATTTGACTGATGGTGGTCATG ACCATGTTCAGGAAATTGTGGGACTGCTTTTCAAATATATTAGCCTTCTTCAAGAAAAGGGTGCCTGCCAGTGGATATTTGAGGAG CTCTCGGCTATGAGTGAAACTGATTTCCATTATCGAGACAAGATTCCACCCATTGATTATGTGGTTCGTGTTGCATCAAACATGCAG gaTTACCCTCCAAAAGATTGGTTGGTAGGATCATCTTTACTATCGAAGTTCAACCCAAAAATTATTGAAACAGTACTCAATGAACTCACTCCGTATAATGTTAG GATATTTTGGCAATCACCAAATTTTGAGGGACATACGAACTGCACTGAGCCTTGGTATGGTACTGCATATTCTACAGAGAAAGTAACTGGTTCCACTATCGAG CAATGGATGAAAAATGCTCCTCTTGAAGATTTGCATCTTCCTGTTCCCAATTTGTTCATTCCCGATAATCTTTCTCTTAAGACTATCCCAGAAAAG ATGAGCACTCCAATTCTATTGAGAAAATCTCCCCATTCAAGATTATGGTACAAGCCGGATACCTCATTTTCTACACCAAAAGGATATATTATATTAGACTTCAGATGTCCCAACTGTAGAATTTCTCCAGAGTCAACTGTTCTTACTGGCCTTTTTGTACGCCTGGTGATGGATCACCTAAATGAATATG CCTACTATGCGGAAATTGCTGGTCTTGGTTACTCGATAAGTAGCCACTTTAACGGTTTCCAG GTGCATGTTTATGGGTACAGTCAAAAGATGACAATCTTGCTTGAGAAAGTTATTGATAAACTTCTGAACTTTGAAGTTAAACCAGACAGATTCTCTGTTATAAAG GAATTGAGAACCAGAAAATACAAAAACATCAAGTGCCAACAGCCATATGAGCAAGCAATGTACTACTGCTCGTTGGCACTACAGGAGCAAAGATGGTCCTGGAATGATGAACTTGAAGTCCTTCCTTCTCTTGATGCTGATAGTCTTGCTAGATTTCACCCTTTGCTGCTATCAAGATCTTTTTTGGAATGCTATGTAGCAG GAAACATCGAATCAAATGAAGCAGAGTCTATGATGCAACACATTGAAGATTTATTTTACAAGGGTCCCAAACCTATCTCCCGGGCTTTATTTGCATCTGAGAATTTGACAACTAGAATCATTGAGCTCGGACAGGGCATGCAATATTTGTATGCTGCAGAGGGACTAAATCCAAGTGATGAAAATTCTGCCTTCTTCCAATATATTCAG GTCGGTCTTGATGATTTTGAGCTGAATGTGAGACTCCAACTTTTTGAATTGATAGCAAAGCAACCAGCCTTCGACCAACTGAGATCTGTTGAACAGCTTGGTTACATTACTTCACTTTCTCGGAT GTATGATTCTGGTGTTCGTGGTTTGCAATTTGTTATTCAATCATCAGTCAAG GACCCTAAATATGTGGAGTCCCGAGTTCGGGCGTTTCTCGACATGTTCAAAAGCAAGCTGTCTGAGATGTCTGATGAGGAATTTAAG AAAAAAGTCAATGCTCTTATTGATGTGAAGCTTGAGAAGTTTAAGAATATATGGGAGGAAGCGGATTTTTTCTGGTGGGAAATTTACGGTGGTACTTACAAATTTGATAGAGTACCAAAGGAG GTTGCAGTGCTAAAGCAACTGACGAAAACAGACTTGATCAAGTTCTTTGACGAGTATGTTAGTATCAGTTCCCCTAAGAGGAAGGCATTAAGCGTGCGAGTCTATGGAAGCTCGCACTCCTCTGAGTATAAATCAGAGAAAGAGGAGCCAGCTGAACCTGATTTTGTGAAGATCGAGGATATTTTCAGTTTCAGGAGATCTCGCCCTGTCTATCCTTCATTCAAAGGGAACTTTGAGAACAAGAACTTCTAA
- the LOC116006789 gene encoding uncharacterized protein LOC116006789 gives MEEEKEFPSSDELVVAETLLLLGVMPPSPCLSSKSKRESSKSLALSSLNCNSVSNSKSNSKSCASISSAVTWDDDLASAETQSHSCRMTLQLIHNLKVVRKKRSLTFCISDGEKSRSAQPGKETSVTIASASSCLSNDSTSSTISSAGSQGIARMGKRERMKAVAEVLKPKKKPQGSTHIRRRAEAIINILSYGTASEVRIRQLLGDSPDTSKALRL, from the exons ATGGAAGAGGAAAAAGAGTTCCCAAGCAGCGATGAACTCGTGGTTGCAGAAACGCTTCTCCTACTTGGCGTCATGCCTCCATCTCCGTGTCTTTCGAG CAAGAGCAAACGCGAGAGTTCGAAGAGCTTGGCGTTGAGTAGTCTGAACTGCAATTCGGTTTCCAACTCGAAATCGAATTCGAAGTCGTGTGCTTCTATTTCGTCTGCTGTGACTTGGGATGATGATCTCGCATCTGCAGAGACTCAGTCGCACTCGTGCCGGATGACGCTTCAG CTGATTCACAATTTGAAGGTGGTTCGGAAGAAAAGGTCTCTGACTTTCTGCATTTCTGATGGCGAGAAAAGCCGCTCAGCACAGCCTGGAAAGGAGACTTCAGTAACTATAGCTTCTGCTTCTTCCTGTCTGTCCAATGACTCTACATCCAGCACCATTTCCAGCGCAGGAAGCCAAGGCATCGCCAGAATGGGTAAGCGGGAGAGAATGAAAGCGGTGGCGGAGGTGTTGAAACCGAAGAAGAAGCCGCAGGGGTCGACTCACATACGGCGCCGTGCAGAGGCTATCATTAACATCTTGTCTTATGGCACTGCTTCTGAAGTCAGGATTCGCCAGCTGCTGGGTGATAGCCCTGACACCAGCAAAGCCTTGAGACTGTGA
- the LOC116007137 gene encoding probable glycosyltransferase STELLO2, with protein sequence MLVQDRNGSAPKGSKPSRDRAASLPRSRIPETKSLDFSAWVSENLYKLLTIVLLVATVAGLFYFRNAAEGTAALLCIESTQARSVKPQMPRINWNDIPAILDKSSPYANFRSEKWIIVSVSNYPSDSLRKLTKLKGWQVLAVGNSKTPKDWSLKAAIYLSLEMQAQLGFRVLDFLPFDSYVRKTVGYLFAIQHGAKKIFDIDDRADVVDDDIGKHFDVELVGESARQEVILQYSHENPNRTVVNPYIHFGQRSVWPRGLPLENVGEIEREEFYTEVFGGRQFIQQGISNGLPDVDSVFYFTRKSGLEPFDIRFDERAPKVALPQGTMAPLNSFNTIFQSSAFWGLMLPVSVSSMASDVIRGYWAQRLLWEIGGYVVVYPPTIYRYDRAEAYPFSEEKDLHVNVGRLIKFLVTWRSTKHRFFEKIMELSYAMAEEGFWTERDVKFTAAWLQDLLAVRYQQPRLMSLELDRPRANIGHGDRKEFVAQKLPSVHLGVDEIGTVNYEIGNLIKWRKNFGNVVLIMFCSGPVERTALEWRLLYGRIFKTVIILSQQKNVDLAVEKGELDYIYRYLPKLFNRYTSAEGFLFLQDNTILNYWNLLQADKSKLWITDKVSKSWTSVSVAGSSEWISKQANLVKKVVDTMPVHFQVNYKESVGSGESLKICESEVFYVPRRFVTDFIDLVNLVGKLDVHHKVTIPMFFLAMDSPQNFDPVFNPMVYEETQPNNLTTLYSAEAPAVHPWSVSSEQEFIKLIRVMAAGDPLLLELV encoded by the exons ATGTTAGTCCAAGATCGGAACGGCTCGGCCCCAAAAGGATCGAAACCCAGCAGAGATAGAGCAGCGTCATTGCCTCGCTCTCGCATTCCCGAGACCAAAAGCCTCGATTTTTCCGCGTGGGTTTCTGAGAATCTGTACAAGCTCCTCACCATTGTGCTCCTCGTCGCCACCGTCGCCGGCCTCTTCTATTTCCGCAACGCCGCCGAGGGCACCGCCGCCTTATTGTGCATTGAGTCCACGCAGGCGCGCTCTGTTAAACCCCAGATGCCTCGGATCAACTGGAATGACATCCCTGCAATCCTAGATAAGTCTTCTCCCTATGCGAATTTCCGATCCGAGAAGTGGATCATTGTGTCCGTGTCCAATTACCCGTCAGATTCACTCAGGAAGCTCACCAAGCTGAAAGGGTGGCAAGTTTTGGCTGTTGGGAACTCGAAAACTCCCAAAGATTGGAGCTTGAAAGCTGCAATTTACTTGTCTTTGGAAATGCAAGCCCAGCTGGGCTTCAGAGTCCTAGATTTCTTACCTTTTGATTCCTATGTTCGAAAAACTGTAGGATACTTGTTTGCTATACAGCATGGTGCTAAAAAGATATTTGATATTGATGACCGGGCAGATGTGGTTGATGATGATATTGGGAAGCATTTTGATGTTGAATTGGTTGGAGAGAGTGCTAGGCAGGAGGTTATTTTGCAGTATAGTCATGAAAATCCTAATAGGACTGTTGTTAACCCTTATATACATTTTGGCCAAAGGTCGGTTTGGCCAAGAGGTTTGCCATTGGAGAATGTGGGTGAGATTGAGCGCGAGGAGTTCTACACCGAGGTTTTTGGTGGGAGACAATTCATTCAGCAGGGAATTTCAAATGGTTTGCCTGATGTTGATTCGGTTTTCTATTTTACTAGGAAGTCGGGGCTTGAACCGTTTGATATTCGGTTTGATGAGCGTGCTCCAAAGGTGGCATTGCCACAAGGGACAATGGCGCCACTTAATTCTTTCAACACCATATTTCAATCATCTGCATTTTGGGGTTTGATGTTGCCAGTTTCAGTAAGTAGCATGGCTTCTGATGTGATAAGAGGGTATTGGGCACAGAGACTTTTGTGGGAAATTGGTGGATATGTCGTGGTATACCCTCCCACAATATACCGATATGATAGAGCTGAGGCATACCCGTTTTCGGAAGAGAAAGATCTTCATGTAAATGTGGGTCGGCTAATTAAGTTCTTGGTAACATGGAGATCAACTAAGCATCGGTTTTTTGAGAAGATTATGGAGTTGAGCTATGCCATGGCCGAAGAAGGGTTTTGGACAGAGAGAGACGTCAAATTCACTGCCGCTTGGCTTCAAGATTTGCTTGCTGTTAGGTACCAGCAGCCTCGGCTGATGTCTCTTGAATTGGATAGGCCGAGGGCAAATATTGGCCATGGGGACAGGAAAGAATTTGTCGCTCAGAAGTTGCCATCTGTGCATCTTGGAGTTGATGAAATTGGGACAGTGAATTATGAGATTGGAAACTTAATTAAGTGgaggaagaattttgggaaTGTTGTGCTAATAATGTTCTGCAGTGGTCCTGTTGAACGGACTGCTCTAGAATGGAGATTGTTATATGGAAGGATATTTAAAACAGTTATTATTCTATCACAGCAGAAGAATGTAGATCTTGCTGTTGAAAAGGGTGAGCTGGACTATATCTACAG GTATCTGCCTAAGCTATTCAATCGATACACTAGTGCAGAAGGCTTCCTGTTTCTTCAGGATAACACTATTCTTAATTACTGGAACTTGCTACAAGCAGACAAGTCTAAACTCTGGATAACTGATAAG GTATCCAAATCTTGGACCTCTGTTTCCGTTGCTGGTAGTTCAGAATGGATATCAAAACAAGCGAACTTGGTAAAGAAAGTTGTTGATACAATGCCGGTACACTTTCAAGTCAATTACAAAGAGTCTGTAGGAAGCGGTGAAAGCCTCAAAATTTGCGAATCTGAGGTATTCTATGTCCCTCGTCGTTTTGTGACAGACTTCATTGATCTTGTGAATCTAGTGGGGAAACTAGACGTCCATCATAAGGTTACAATACCCATGTTCTTCCTGGCAATGGACTCGCCACAAAACTTTGACCCCGTTTTCAATCCAATGGTTTATGAGGAAACACAACCGAATAATTTAACAACACTTTATTCTGCCGAGGCTCCTGCAGTCCACCCGTGGTCTGTATCTAGCGAGCAAGAGTTCATAAAACTGATTAGAGTAATGGCAGCGGGCGACCCCCTGCTATTGGAGCTGGTGTAA